The Fusarium falciforme chromosome 4, complete sequence genomic interval CTTTTGAGTGGTGGCAAAGACCTCGTTGGGTGTAGGAGTGGCATCCAGCTTGAccaccttgccctccttctcaAAGTGGTCGACGACGGGCATGCTAGTCTCGATAAAGGTGCGGAATCGCTTGCGGATGCTCTCGGCGTTGTCGTCTGATCGGCCGCTGGTCTTACCGCGCTCAAGCAGGCGCTTTTCCATGACATCCTCGGGGCAGTCAAAGAAGAGGACAAGCTTGGCGGGGCAAACAGTCTCCTCGAACTTGACAGCCTGGTCCATCTTGCGGGGGAAGCCATCGATCAGGAAGCGGCCCTTCTTGTCGCCGGACTTTTGGATGACCTCGGTCATGGCGTTCTCGAGAAGCGCAATAGTGACCTCCATAGGGACGATAAGGCCGTTCTTGATGTAGTCCTTGATCAGCTCGCCGAACTGGGAGCCGGGGCGCTGCTGCTCGGCGCGGAGGAGATCGCCGGCGGAAAGGTGAGTGAAGCCGTGCTCCTCAACGAGCTTCGAGCACTGAGTTCCCTTGCCGGCGCCAGGACCGCCGAGGACAAAGATGACAGTCACATCCTCAGGCTTGAAAGTGGGAGTGGACTTTGCGGGCTCGGCAAGCTGTCCAGCGGGGGCCGCGGGGGCTTCGAGTTGAGGTTGCGAAGGCATGTCTGCAAAAGGATGGCAGTTAGTTTGTGAAGATTAGGAAGAGACTTCAGGAGGAAGTTCTAAGGGCCGAAGAAGGCGGTGGGCATGAATCTAGTCGCAAAGCAACAGTGAAACGTAATGCAGCCCGAGAAGCTCGTCCTCGGGCTGCATGGACCGATGTCTCGGACGGGGCGACAACCCCTCGTACCAGGAGCAGACCCATACCCAGTCCTTGTTGATAACTGAAtagatgaaggagaagcaCGGGTGCGTGCTGGTTGCAAGTAGCTCACCTTTACGGCGGTTGACAAGACCCACGTAGCCGAGAGAGCCTACAGCGATGACGACAAGAAAAGGCCAGAACTTGACAGCGTCGTTGCGCTTCGGTGGCTGAGACGAGTATTGACGGCCGCGTTGAGCTGTACGAAAACCGCGCGGGATAGCCAGGGACGGGCGAGTCGGCAGGGACAGGGAGGATGAAGCTCGAGGGGACAGGCGAGAAGCGACGAATCGCCCCGAGAGGAGGGGCATGCGTGCAGCCATTGGGTGACGTCGATGCGCTTGGgcgcctttttttttttctctgtgCGGAAAAGGCGAGAGAAGCAAAGAACAGGGAgtcgagctgagctgagctggcgACTACCGGAGGGCGGTGACGGGCGCAAACGGAGGAGCAATTAGGGCAATTGAAGCCGACCAAAGAGATGAAAAGGAGACGGGGACGAGAAACgaacaagaagagaaagaaaaaggagTGAAGAGGGTCAAGATTGGAtttgagaaggaggaagtagaagaggaggaaaagttGACAGCAGGGAGGTTAATggagattaattatttttggCTAGAACTCGCTACCCAGGTAGGGGAAGGTGCCACCGAGGAGCCACGTTCCCGTCGTTTCTACGGGACGGtacagcttcagcttcttcaatCAAGGGAAGGATCGGGTCGGATATTAAACGGCCACGAGTCCGATACTGTTGGTTTGGCAGGAGACGCGTAGTCATGTGACTTGACGTTTGTAATTGAAGTGTTATAGTATCCAAACAGAATGCAACATTGGTAAATAATACGAATTCAAGAGATTGCGTTGTTCAACGTCCCCAAGGCATAAAAGAACCATCTAGTGGCTACCCGGTTTTGTGCCACGAGGGACCCTGCAAGATCAGATCCATGACGAGATTAACAGCTCGGGTCAATGCCCGTGTGCTACGCCATTTGCGGTCGAGTTCTGCCGATTAACGAACAGATCAGGGCAGAGAGTTTGCTGTTGAAAGGCTACAGTACGGAGTACCTGCCCAGGTTAAGGTACAGGTACCTACACCTTGGCAAGTACCAGGTCCTCACCGAAACAATTGTGGCTGGGTTCCTGTTTGACAGCCACATTCGTTTCATCCCAGCCTCCCCCTTCGAGGCTTGACCTCCCTAGCAACGGAGCGTcaacgccaacgccaaccCCGCAGCCCCTCTGTATCTACCGGCGCGGCGGCAGCTCCCGCTCATCGTCTTTTGACATCAGCATTAATCGACTTGATTATTTTACCCAAATCTGAATCCATTACAAGCCTCACTGTGATTTCGCCGCCACTCGACAACTATGGTCTCGTCGCCTCGGGGCAAGAGTCATTACCAGTCAACTCAACAGCCAGAGACGCCCAAATCTGTCAAGAAACGCCTCCACAAAGGCCGTTTCAGTGACGGACATTGGTGGTGTATGTTTAGTTTAATTGTCACTTCACAAAGACGTTTGGTTAACATTTTCAACAGGCAACTGTGAGCCTCGAAACAAAGCCAGTCTTCGTGAGACGAAAAAGTCTGGTCCAAACAAGGGCCGCTTCTACTGGAAATGTGACAACTGCGGCTTCTTTCTCTGGTGGGATGAGGCCAAGTCTCGCGAGACCGGTCTCAAGTCTTCTGAGAAGGGCGAATCTTCACGATCCAAGGCACCGGCACTGACACAGCAGTCACTTGTATCCTATGGCTATCAGGTCACTCCCAGTCGACGTGCGAGTAACATGGATTTCGATGATAGCACAGAATCTGGCGAGGAATCTCAGCAAGGCCCCCCAATGCCTAAGTCAGCCAAAACCGTGGAGGCGGGCCCATCAAGGGCAGCTGCCCTTCTAGAAACACCCAGTCGGGGGCCTACTAAGAGAAAGCGAGATGTGTttgaagacgatgaagacgaggacgaaTTCAGTGACCTCGGTTCGGATGAGGAGAGACAGATGGTCGACATTGCAGACAAGAGCGCCGAGAAGGCTGCTGCCCAGAGACGGTACGAAACTCCCACCAACATGCGCTCTGCCGATGTCATTTCTGGCCTGCCCACTCCAGTGTCCCGTACACTCTTCCCGGGCACCGATTCCAAACGTCAGAAGCAGGTCTCTTTCGAAGATACCCCTTCTCGACACTCAGTGGCTCTCTCATCCGCCACCATTTCGGCTGACACAACTCCGTCGAGCACCCCAGCTGGGCTGCAGGCAGCCCCTTCCAGCAGTCCTCCCGACAACAGCTACGACGTGACAGACGAGATCATGGGTCTCCTGCAAGACCAGAAGGTTGACCCTGGGGTCTTGCGGACTATAAAACACACCTTGAATACGGCAGCCCGTCGTACCAAGGGCATCATCCTTGGTCGTGATTCTGCACGGGCGACCCTCAAGATCCGGGATGAAAAGATTGCCAGCCTGCAAGAGCGCATCACGGCACTTGAGAACCGAGAGCGCATGCACCGCAGCCAGATGACGAACATCAAGGCAAACTTGATGAAGATGTATGATGACAACTGATTTGGTAATGATCCGGTTATGATTTGGTCATGTTTTGATACTAGCGATGGAGGTTTACGGGATGGAGCTTGGAATGCAGGAATGAAGTTAAGGATGGGAGTTAATCCCCTAGATATAGTGGTTATAGTATAGATGCCAGTTAGTTATACCCTCTTGAGCAAGTAAATGCAACGCAGATATAGTTCTACTATCTGTTGCTTTAATGGCTGTCTCTTAG includes:
- a CDS encoding Uridylate kinase — encoded protein: MAARMPLLSGRFVASRLSPRASSSLSLPTRPSLAIPRGFRTAQRGRQYSSQPPKRNDAVKFWPFLVVIAVGSLGYVGLVNRRKDMPSQPQLEAPAAPAGQLAEPAKSTPTFKPEDVTVIFVLGGPGAGKGTQCSKLVEEHGFTHLSAGDLLRAEQQRPGSQFGELIKDYIKNGLIVPMEVTIALLENAMTEVIQKSGDKKGRFLIDGFPRKMDQAVKFEETVCPAKLVLFFDCPEDVMEKRLLERGKTSGRSDDNAESIRKRFRTFIETSMPVVDHFEKEGKVVKLDATPTPNEVFATTQKVLTQRLGPSF